Within Kineothrix sp. MB12-C1, the genomic segment ATCGGTAATTGCCGTAGAATAACAACTATAATACATGACTAATACTTTTCTCTTGTTATACTAAGTATTTCATAGAAGGTATTTCATAAAAACTAAATAAGAATCAACTAAGAACTCCCCCGCATAATAATGTGGGGGAGTTCTTAATGATTCTTTATATGATACGATATCTTTATTATACCTACGAAAGAAGCTTAGAAGAACAGCTTTATATCATCTTCCACTGTACCGATTCCGGCGATTCCGAAGTTCTCTACGAGCACACTAGCTACGTTAGGAGAAAGGAATGCAGGCAGCGTAGGTCCTAAGTGGATGTTCTTAACGCCCAGGTAAAGAAGTGCCAGCAATACAATAACCGCTTTCTGCTCATACCAAGCAATATTGTATGCGATAGGCAGCTCGTTAATATCTTCGAGGCCGAATACCTCTTTTAATTTGAGAGCGATTACTGCAAGTGAATAGGAGTCATTACACTGTCCTGCATCAAGAACGCGGGGAATTCCTCCGATATCGCCCAGGTCAAGCTTATTGTATTTATATTTTGCACATCCTGCAGTAAGGATAACCGCATCCTGGGGTAACGCCTGTGCAAAGTCTGTGTAGTAATTTCTTTCCTTCGATCTTCCGTCACAGCCTGCCATAACGACAAATTTCTTAATTGCACCGGATTTTACTGCATCCACTACTGTATCTGCAAGTGCAAGTACCTGATTGTGAGCAAATCCACCGATAATTTCTCCTGTTTCAATTTCGACAGGAGCCGCGCATGTTTTCGCAAGAGCGATAATTTCGGAGAAATCTTTCTTCTCACCAATTCCACCGGCAATATGCTTGCATCCCGGATAACCTGCGGAGCCTGTTGTATACAGACGATCTTTGTAACTATCCTTAGGAGGAACGATACAGTTCGTAGTCATTAAGATCGGTCCGTTGAAGCTTTCGAATTCATCTTTCTGTTTCCACCATGCATTTCCATAGTTACCTACGAAGTGAGAATATTTCTTGAATGCCGGATAATAATGTGCAGGGAGCATCTCTGAGTGTGTATATACATCTACGCCGGTGCCTTCTGTCTGCTCAAGAAGCATCTCCATGTCGCGAAGGTCATGACCTGAAATAAGGATACCGGGACGGGTACCTACTCCGATATTTACTTTTGTTATTTCCGGATTGCCGTAAGCCGTTGTATTAGCTGTATCTAAAAGAGCCATACCGTTTACGCCATATTTTCCTGTCTCCAAAGTAAGAGCAATTAATTCATCTACACTTAAGGAATCATCCAATGTCTTTGCAAGCGCTCTCTGAAGGAATGCATCTACTTCTTCATCATCCTGTAAAAGTGCATTTGCATGCTTGCTGTAAGCAGAAAGTCCCTTAAGTCCGTATGTGATAAGTTCACGAAGACTACGTACATCTTCATTTTCTGTAGCGAGTACACCTACTGTTGCGGCCTTTGCTGCGAACTCCCCTCTATCGGAAGTTTCCCAAAGTGCTGCTTGTGGAAGGTTCTGTACATTTTCTATCTGTCCAAGAAGATCCTTTTTCACTTCAAGTGTTTCTACGATGCGGGCAACAATTGCCTCTTCATCAAAATTTGCATTTGTAATAGTAATAAATAAGTTAAGTGTTGCCAGATGATTTACATTGGCATCAACTACTTTGCCTTCCTCACGAAGCTGTGTAGTAACAGCTGATAATCCCTTTGTTACAAATACGAGCAAATCTTGCATCGCAGAAACTTCAGGGCTTTTGCCGCAAACACCTACCTGTGTACATCCTGTACATTTAGCGGTCTCCTGGCACTGGTAACAAAACATCTTGTTCTCCATATTGGCTTTCTCCTCCATAGTCCATGTGTATTTATGTGCATCATTGATGTTCACATTTCATTATTTCACATATACATAATAGCAAGAGTCCATTGAAAAATCTGTAACATTTGTTACAACCTTAAAATTAAATATATTTATTGTATCTTTATGATTTACGGCCTTTATATATTACAATATTTCCTGAAATGCATCTTTATCATTAATGATGATATCTTTCTTATGAATGGTAATAATCCCTTCTTTCTGCATTCTCATCAACTCCCTTGAAAGAGATGGGCGTGCCACATTTAAGAAATCTGCCATTTCTTCTCTATTCATCGGAAGGGATACTTGACCGTCTACATCCGAATGCTGTAACAATACCCTGGCAACCTTCTGACGTAATGTACCTGCCGACATAATTTGTAGTTTACGATTCAAGTAATATGCCTTTTGCGCGAGAATCGTCAGCAGATTGGAAATAAGCTTCGTATGGTAATCACAATTCTCACCGCAGTTATGATACAGGAATTCTTTCGGTATAAGCAATACGGTAGAGGGGCCAAGGGCCTGGGCATAATGGTCATAACCTTCCTTTCCAAGAAATAGGAAGACCTCCCCGAATAGCTCTCCCGCCTTATCGATGGATGTAATAATATTGCGCTTGCCGGATACAGAATCGTTGCAAATAGCCACAGAGCCTTCCAGCAACACATGCAGTTTATGCGGCTTATCGTGCTGGGAAAAAATAATCTGATCTTTTTCATAAGGAATAATTTCTGAACGGCTGCATGCCAGGCAACTATCAATCTCTTCTTTTGTCATATCCCAGAACAGCGGGCTATCCATTAACTGTAATTCCACCTTAATAACCATACCTTTCTCATAACTTATAAACCTTGGATTACAGGTAGAGTAATTTCACGCTAATACACCGTATCCGTTTACAGTTCAATAAATAAAAACCAAAATGTCTTTTATTTATTATATCATACAATATCTCGTGCAAACAAGAAGCCCTCCCCCTTAGAGATATTCTCCAAATTAAAAACACCGGAACAATAAATGCTCCGGTGTTTTGCTATGGGTTTTTACAAATATACACTATATAATATGCCATCGGACATTTATATAAATGAGTATATATTCATACTATGAAATTTTTTCCTTCCCTACTGGGAAGGTGGGAACATGCAGCTTATGCGAAGACATATCCGCACCGCCTTTCTTTTCCCTATATAAGAAATAGATAGGAATTCCGACAAATAACATTCCTCCTACCATATTTCCAAATGTGACCGGAATTAAATTTATTATAAGCATATTTGTAATAGTAAGCGTAGAAATTTGTTTCTCTGCCAGTCCGTATAATTCCATTGCCTTTGCTGTATAATCCGCATTTCCTGAAGCTAGAATCCCTGCAGATATATAATACATATTAGCCACGCAATGCTCAAAGCCGCAAATAACAAATACGAAGATAGGAAAGAAAATTCCAAGAATTTTTCCCGCCATATCCTTGGCTCCTGCTGCCATAAACACTGCTGTACAGACAATGATATTACAAAGAATGGCTGAAATAAACGCATTGATCGGATCAATCCCTGATTTGGTAACTGCTACCTTAATAACATAAGCACCTAATGCATTATCGGAAAAGTTAAACTGACCGCTATAGGTAATCAAAAGAGCTATCAGTACAGCTCCTGCAAGATTGCTGAAAAATACAAGAAAAAGATTCTTTACCATCTTCAAAGAGGAATATCTTTTATCGAGAACCCCCATCACAAGCAGACAATTACTTGTAAACAATTCTCCGCCAATTAAAATAATCAGCATAAGTCCGATAGGGAACACAAGACCTCCTACGGTTCTTGCTACTCCTACATTCTCAATTCCATACATGGATACGCTGCTGGCTGCCGCACCTATACTAACGAAAGCACCGGCCATCACTCCGAGCAATAACGTCTTCCAAAGAGGATTCACTATCTTGCCGCTGCATGCTTTTATATATTTCTGTAATATCTGTCTAGGTGTATACAAGTTTTCTTCCATCTTCTCTTCCTTCGATTATATTTTGCTTCTCAAGGATGACAAATGCCTGTACCTTTTTTACATTTCCTTGCCAAAAACAGTCTAGCAGATTCTATTTACTTTGAAAAATATAAATTATTCATAGGGATATATATATTTCTATATACCCCTGCTAGCGTACCTCATATGCTACCTCATCTCTCGCCCGGCATAGCTTTTCCTTAAATTTCTCATCCATCTTACCCGGCTGATAGCCTTCTCTATAGATAAGAACATCTTTATAACTATTATTCGGTATACTACATTTACGCTGCACTAACCCATATTGCTTCAAGTATAGCTCAGGAAGAGGAGATACCCACATATAAGTATTCGGTACTCTTGCCAGCAAATCGAACTGGCATCCCCTATCAAATACATAAATATGTTTTCCTTCCACCTCGTTATGCTCTTGCAGATTCATACTCTTCCTATCTACATAAGGTATTACTAAATCGGAATGGGACAGTTCGATATAAGGGAATAAATCCTCACCTTTCAGTGAGCCCTTACCTGCAAGCGGATGATTATCTGCCATTACTAACAGGTATTCAAACTTCCAAACAACTTCTTGTTGTAGTCCTTTGCTTTTTATAAAATCTACAAAATAATTTTCATAAATACTCTGATATCGAATAATACCCAGATTAAAATTCTCATAAGCCACATTATTAATTGCCTGCATAGAATTCGTTTCCTGTATCATAACATCCATTCCAAGCTGTGGGTCCAATTCCGCTACAAATTCCGTAAAGGCCTCAGCGATATAGCTTCCCCGTGGTATGGATATGTGGAATTGCTGGGTCCTCGGCTCTTTATTCTCTGAAAGAGCTTCAATCTGAGATATATGATCCATAATCCTTTTCGCGTGAAGAAGAAACCCATAGCCCCTCTCCGTCGGTATCATTCCATTAAAGGTGCGTTCGAATATCGCATATCCCAAATGTTCTTCTAATTCTTTCAAAGCCTTTGACAGATTCGGCTGCGCCATAAACAAGTTCTGTGCTGCTTTTGTAATAGAACCAGTCTTTTCTATTTCCACTGCATAATGCAAAAGTTGTGTATTCATATCTGATTTTCTCCTTTATCTTTTATAAATGGCAACAATCTCCTTGGAAATGGTTATCCTAAAAGGGTAATACATATTGACGAAATATGATAAGACTATTATAATTGTTATTCTTGAGTATAGTGATAATTCTACCATAAATCG encodes:
- a CDS encoding Crp/Fnr family transcriptional regulator, which encodes MVIKVELQLMDSPLFWDMTKEEIDSCLACSRSEIIPYEKDQIIFSQHDKPHKLHVLLEGSVAICNDSVSGKRNIITSIDKAGELFGEVFLFLGKEGYDHYAQALGPSTVLLIPKEFLYHNCGENCDYHTKLISNLLTILAQKAYYLNRKLQIMSAGTLRQKVARVLLQHSDVDGQVSLPMNREEMADFLNVARPSLSRELMRMQKEGIITIHKKDIIINDKDAFQEIL
- the hcp gene encoding hydroxylamine reductase, encoding MENKMFCYQCQETAKCTGCTQVGVCGKSPEVSAMQDLLVFVTKGLSAVTTQLREEGKVVDANVNHLATLNLFITITNANFDEEAIVARIVETLEVKKDLLGQIENVQNLPQAALWETSDRGEFAAKAATVGVLATENEDVRSLRELITYGLKGLSAYSKHANALLQDDEEVDAFLQRALAKTLDDSLSVDELIALTLETGKYGVNGMALLDTANTTAYGNPEITKVNIGVGTRPGILISGHDLRDMEMLLEQTEGTGVDVYTHSEMLPAHYYPAFKKYSHFVGNYGNAWWKQKDEFESFNGPILMTTNCIVPPKDSYKDRLYTTGSAGYPGCKHIAGGIGEKKDFSEIIALAKTCAAPVEIETGEIIGGFAHNQVLALADTVVDAVKSGAIKKFVVMAGCDGRSKERNYYTDFAQALPQDAVILTAGCAKYKYNKLDLGDIGGIPRVLDAGQCNDSYSLAVIALKLKEVFGLEDINELPIAYNIAWYEQKAVIVLLALLYLGVKNIHLGPTLPAFLSPNVASVLVENFGIAGIGTVEDDIKLFF
- a CDS encoding LysR family transcriptional regulator, producing the protein MNTQLLHYAVEIEKTGSITKAAQNLFMAQPNLSKALKELEEHLGYAIFERTFNGMIPTERGYGFLLHAKRIMDHISQIEALSENKEPRTQQFHISIPRGSYIAEAFTEFVAELDPQLGMDVMIQETNSMQAINNVAYENFNLGIIRYQSIYENYFVDFIKSKGLQQEVVWKFEYLLVMADNHPLAGKGSLKGEDLFPYIELSHSDLVIPYVDRKSMNLQEHNEVEGKHIYVFDRGCQFDLLARVPNTYMWVSPLPELYLKQYGLVQRKCSIPNNSYKDVLIYREGYQPGKMDEKFKEKLCRARDEVAYEVR
- a CDS encoding formate/nitrite transporter family protein translates to MEENLYTPRQILQKYIKACSGKIVNPLWKTLLLGVMAGAFVSIGAAASSVSMYGIENVGVARTVGGLVFPIGLMLIILIGGELFTSNCLLVMGVLDKRYSSLKMVKNLFLVFFSNLAGAVLIALLITYSGQFNFSDNALGAYVIKVAVTKSGIDPINAFISAILCNIIVCTAVFMAAGAKDMAGKILGIFFPIFVFVICGFEHCVANMYYISAGILASGNADYTAKAMELYGLAEKQISTLTITNMLIINLIPVTFGNMVGGMLFVGIPIYFLYREKKGGADMSSHKLHVPTFPVGKEKIS